In Nitrospira sp., a single genomic region encodes these proteins:
- a CDS encoding hemolysin family protein, which produces MSFVAQLPRSVVLNFWNFMDIAILLGLIVLSAVISTAEIGFFSVNETKLRALAQNHNARANMALRLRSDPQQLLSTILVGDRLVGTAIPMYATFLTLNAYGDRTFFDDTIAVVVGLLTFVLLVSVDVIPKTLAAKFAVPVTLNMAYPVYWVQVLLRPVLFVMVPLIYKLTGGKGLTLPLVTEEELKIMLDEGGKAGAIEVEKVKMIKNVFQLKDITAEDAMTPRLYVFSLDGNLRLKDAQELLYSSKYSRIPVYDGTMDNIIGILYKTKALTELAKGHFDSKLKDIAYPPLFVPAGKTADDLMKQFQQDKRHMAVVVNEFGGVMGIVTLEDLIEEVVGEIMDETDITEELIKRIGKNHILVHGRTEVRKVNDFLKVDLGDEAVTIGGLIQQELGRIPKIGEELRIGNCRILIHEAEPRSIKSVQIFREEKSPVSVEAPNLNLVG; this is translated from the coding sequence TTGAGCTTTGTCGCACAACTACCCCGGTCGGTCGTCCTTAATTTCTGGAACTTCATGGATATTGCGATCCTTTTGGGTCTCATCGTTCTTTCAGCCGTGATTTCAACCGCCGAGATCGGCTTTTTCTCAGTCAACGAAACCAAACTGCGGGCCTTGGCCCAGAATCATAATGCCAGGGCCAACATGGCCTTGCGGCTGCGGAGTGATCCCCAACAGCTCCTGTCCACCATCCTGGTCGGGGACCGGTTGGTTGGAACCGCCATCCCCATGTATGCGACCTTTCTGACCTTGAACGCCTATGGAGATAGGACCTTCTTCGACGACACGATCGCCGTGGTGGTCGGGTTACTCACCTTCGTACTCCTGGTTTCCGTGGACGTCATCCCCAAGACTCTGGCCGCCAAGTTTGCCGTGCCCGTCACCCTCAATATGGCTTATCCCGTCTATTGGGTACAGGTCCTCCTGCGCCCGGTGTTGTTCGTCATGGTCCCTCTCATCTACAAGCTGACGGGTGGCAAGGGGCTGACGCTTCCCCTGGTGACGGAAGAGGAGCTCAAGATCATGCTGGACGAGGGAGGCAAGGCCGGCGCGATCGAGGTCGAGAAGGTGAAGATGATCAAGAACGTCTTCCAACTGAAAGACATCACCGCCGAGGATGCGATGACCCCGCGCCTCTATGTTTTCTCCCTGGACGGCAATCTCCGCCTCAAAGACGCGCAGGAGTTGCTCTATAGCTCCAAGTACTCGCGAATTCCGGTCTACGACGGCACCATGGACAATATTATCGGCATTCTCTACAAGACCAAGGCTCTGACGGAGCTGGCTAAAGGGCATTTCGATTCCAAGCTCAAGGACATCGCGTATCCGCCGCTCTTCGTGCCGGCCGGAAAAACCGCCGACGATCTAATGAAGCAGTTCCAGCAGGACAAGCGCCACATGGCGGTGGTCGTCAATGAGTTCGGCGGGGTCATGGGAATCGTCACGCTCGAGGACCTGATCGAGGAAGTGGTCGGCGAAATCATGGACGAGACGGACATCACCGAAGAGCTGATCAAGCGCATCGGCAAGAACCACATCCTGGTCCACGGCAGGACGGAAGTCCGCAAGGTGAATGATTTCCTCAAAGTCGACCTGGGCGATGAAGCGGTCACCATCGGCGGGCTCATCCAGCAGGAATTGGGTCGTATCCCGAAAATCGGCGAGGAACTGCGGATCGGCAACTGCCGCATCCTGATTCACGAAGCCGAGCCTCGATCGATCAAGAGCGTGCAGATATTCCGCGAGGAGAAATCTCCCGTGTCGGTCGAGGCGCCAAACCTCAACCTCGTCGGCTGA
- a CDS encoding septal ring lytic transglycosylase RlpA family protein — translation MPDRLPRARVSFLSTALLLVFIGLTSGCSAPAPKPTYFPGYPIGYIERGIASWYGPGFHGNKTANGERYDMHQMTAAHRTLPLGSIAVVRSLSSGRQATVRINDRGPFAKGRILDLSLAGAQALDMTGNGTASIELRVIGFQGRADDMGALRVQVGAFADQQNALNLLNRARRLYATGRIQAVDLPEGRRYRVQVGEFRSEAQAEAAASRLESDLSVQPFVFRDDG, via the coding sequence ATGCCGGACCGTCTTCCACGCGCCCGCGTCTCTTTTCTCTCAACGGCCCTGTTGCTTGTCTTCATCGGCCTAACGTCCGGTTGTAGCGCTCCGGCTCCGAAGCCGACCTATTTCCCTGGCTATCCGATCGGTTATATAGAACGGGGCATCGCCTCCTGGTACGGACCAGGCTTTCACGGCAACAAGACCGCCAACGGAGAGCGGTACGACATGCATCAGATGACTGCCGCCCACCGGACTCTTCCCCTGGGATCGATCGCGGTCGTCCGATCGCTGAGTTCAGGCCGCCAAGCCACGGTACGGATCAATGATCGAGGGCCTTTTGCCAAGGGACGTATTCTCGACCTCTCGCTGGCAGGGGCCCAGGCTCTGGACATGACCGGTAACGGCACTGCCTCGATTGAACTCCGAGTCATCGGCTTCCAAGGGCGAGCGGACGACATGGGAGCGCTGCGGGTCCAGGTCGGGGCCTTTGCCGACCAACAGAATGCGCTGAATTTGTTGAACCGAGCCAGGCGACTCTACGCTACCGGACGGATCCAGGCGGTGGACCTTCCGGAAGGCCGCCGGTATCGGGTTCAGGTAGGGGAATTCCGTTCTGAGGCGCAGGCCGAAGCTGCCGCCTCCAGACTGGAATCCGATCTTTCCGTTCAGCCCTTTGTATTCCGAGATGACGGCTAG
- a CDS encoding vitamin B12-dependent ribonucleotide reductase — protein sequence MRIERRFTRPGQSPYEGLTFVKRSSEIRNPDGSTVFKLEQIDIPESWSQLAIDILAQKYFRKAGVPQRDESGNSVVSQDGKPVLGGERDARQVFDRLAGCWTHWGKSYGYFKTAEDSAAFHDELCFMLAHQMAAPNSPQWFNTGLHYAYGLSGPAQGHYYVDPQTREVVKATNAFEHPQPHACFIQSIEDDLVNENGIMDLWVREARLFKYGSGTGTNYSKLRGDGESLSGGGRSSGLMSFLRIGDRAAGAIKSGGTTRRAAKMVCLDLDHPDIEEFIDWKVIEEQKVAAMVTGSKICAQRLNAVLKACHVVENDGTPRVEVDPKRNGILREAVIAARRNAVPEAYIQRMFSYAQQGFTHFVFHEYDTNWDGRAYQTVSGQNSNNSVRIPNEFFTALENDGDWQLKRRVDGKISKTVKARELWDRIAWAAWICADPGTQYDTTINEWHTCPEDGRINASNPCSEYMFLDDTACNLASLNLAQFFTGDGQFELESFRHAVRLWTVVLEISVLMASFPSRSIAEKSYQFRTLGLGYANLGTVLMRQGIPYDSPKATAICGALTAIMTGEAYSASAEMAAELWPFPGYAKNRESMLRVIRNHRRAAYHAPEEEYEGLTIRPVGIQAEHCPPDLLIAARRAWDRALELGTAYGYRNAQVTVIAPTGTIGLVMDCDTTGIEPDFALVKFKKLAGGGYFKIINQSLPPALATLGYSQSQIQDIVSYCVGHQSLQSAPFINHETLKQKGFDDAALARLESGLAQAFEIRFAFNKYVLGESFCREKLGFTDVQFTEANFNMLKAMGFTQEEIAAANDYCCGTMTVEGAPYLKTEHLPVFDCANRCGRIGQRYIAVDAHIRMMAAAQPFISGAISKTINMPADATLDDVKSAYLFSWKNMVKAVALYRDGSKLSQPLSASVDTTKSVEAATDVVSVAEKITERVLVRYLAKRRPLPARRNGYTQKAVIGGHKLYLRTGEYEDGTVGEIFLDMHKEGAAFRSLMNCFAIAISLGLQHGVPLEEFVEAFVFTRFEPNGPVKLNDRIKMSTSIIDYIFRELAVTYLDRYDLAQVKEEDLRMDSVKKDEQDPECSNEEADPETLALSSIVTDRVPARHGITARHGGNGNGNVSHKVELKRETLTLTAIQIARQQGYEGDPCQECKQFKMVRNGTCLKCDHCGATSGCS from the coding sequence GTGAGAATAGAACGGCGATTCACACGTCCCGGACAAAGTCCTTATGAAGGCTTAACGTTCGTGAAGCGTTCGTCGGAGATTCGCAACCCTGACGGATCGACCGTCTTTAAATTGGAGCAGATCGACATCCCGGAATCATGGTCGCAATTGGCCATCGATATCCTGGCGCAGAAATACTTCCGCAAGGCCGGCGTGCCCCAACGGGACGAATCGGGTAATTCGGTCGTCAGCCAGGACGGCAAACCGGTGCTCGGCGGAGAGCGGGACGCACGCCAAGTTTTTGATCGTCTGGCCGGGTGCTGGACGCATTGGGGCAAGTCCTACGGCTACTTCAAGACCGCCGAGGACAGCGCGGCCTTTCATGACGAACTGTGCTTCATGTTGGCGCACCAGATGGCGGCCCCCAACAGCCCCCAATGGTTCAACACGGGGCTGCACTATGCCTACGGTCTTTCCGGGCCGGCTCAAGGCCATTATTATGTAGACCCGCAGACCCGTGAGGTCGTCAAGGCGACCAATGCCTTCGAGCATCCGCAGCCGCACGCCTGCTTCATCCAATCCATCGAGGACGATCTCGTCAATGAGAACGGCATCATGGACCTCTGGGTGCGCGAAGCGCGTCTGTTCAAGTACGGTTCCGGAACCGGAACGAATTATTCAAAGCTACGCGGAGATGGAGAATCGCTGTCCGGCGGGGGTCGTTCCTCCGGTTTGATGTCGTTCCTGCGGATCGGAGACCGGGCGGCCGGCGCCATCAAATCCGGGGGCACGACCAGGCGCGCGGCGAAGATGGTCTGCTTGGATTTGGACCATCCGGACATCGAAGAATTCATCGACTGGAAAGTGATTGAAGAGCAGAAAGTCGCCGCCATGGTGACCGGCTCGAAAATCTGCGCGCAACGGCTCAATGCCGTGCTCAAGGCCTGCCATGTCGTCGAGAACGACGGCACCCCGAGAGTCGAGGTGGATCCCAAGCGCAACGGCATCCTGAGGGAAGCGGTCATCGCGGCACGCCGGAATGCGGTGCCCGAAGCCTACATCCAACGGATGTTTTCCTACGCCCAACAAGGTTTCACCCATTTTGTCTTCCACGAGTACGACACGAACTGGGACGGCAGGGCCTACCAGACCGTCTCCGGGCAGAATTCCAACAACAGCGTCCGCATTCCCAACGAATTCTTCACTGCCTTGGAAAACGACGGCGACTGGCAGCTCAAGCGCCGCGTGGATGGAAAGATTTCCAAGACCGTCAAGGCGCGGGAACTCTGGGACCGCATCGCCTGGGCCGCCTGGATCTGTGCCGATCCGGGAACCCAATACGACACGACGATCAATGAGTGGCATACCTGCCCGGAGGACGGGCGTATCAACGCCTCCAATCCCTGTTCCGAATACATGTTCCTCGACGACACAGCCTGCAACCTGGCCTCTTTGAATTTAGCGCAGTTTTTCACCGGCGACGGCCAGTTTGAACTGGAGAGTTTTCGCCATGCGGTGCGGCTCTGGACGGTCGTGCTGGAGATCAGCGTGTTGATGGCTTCGTTTCCGAGCCGTTCGATCGCGGAAAAGAGCTATCAGTTCCGCACGTTGGGCCTCGGCTACGCGAACCTCGGCACCGTTCTCATGCGTCAGGGCATTCCCTACGATTCTCCGAAGGCCACGGCGATCTGCGGCGCCCTCACTGCGATCATGACCGGGGAAGCCTACAGCGCCTCCGCCGAGATGGCAGCAGAACTCTGGCCTTTCCCCGGCTACGCGAAGAATCGGGAATCGATGCTCCGCGTCATCCGGAATCACCGTCGCGCGGCCTATCACGCGCCGGAAGAAGAGTACGAGGGCCTGACCATTCGGCCGGTCGGCATTCAGGCAGAGCACTGCCCCCCCGATTTGTTGATCGCGGCTCGGAGGGCCTGGGACCGCGCCCTGGAGTTGGGAACGGCCTACGGCTATCGGAACGCCCAAGTCACCGTCATCGCTCCCACCGGAACGATCGGACTCGTCATGGACTGCGACACCACGGGCATCGAGCCGGACTTCGCGCTGGTGAAGTTCAAGAAACTGGCGGGCGGAGGGTATTTCAAGATCATCAATCAAAGCCTGCCGCCGGCGCTGGCTACATTGGGTTATTCCCAGTCCCAAATTCAAGACATAGTCAGCTATTGCGTCGGCCACCAAAGTCTGCAAAGCGCCCCCTTCATCAATCACGAGACGCTGAAGCAAAAGGGGTTCGACGATGCAGCGCTGGCTCGTCTGGAGAGCGGTTTGGCCCAGGCTTTTGAAATCCGGTTTGCGTTCAACAAGTATGTTCTCGGCGAGAGCTTCTGCCGGGAAAAGCTCGGTTTCACCGACGTGCAATTCACGGAAGCCAACTTCAACATGCTCAAAGCCATGGGCTTCACGCAGGAAGAGATCGCCGCCGCAAATGACTATTGCTGCGGCACGATGACGGTCGAAGGCGCCCCCTACCTCAAGACGGAACACTTGCCGGTCTTCGATTGCGCCAACCGGTGCGGTAGAATCGGGCAACGGTACATTGCGGTCGATGCGCACATCCGGATGATGGCCGCCGCCCAGCCGTTCATCAGCGGCGCGATCAGCAAGACCATCAACATGCCGGCCGATGCGACGCTTGACGACGTCAAGTCCGCGTATCTGTTTTCGTGGAAAAACATGGTCAAAGCGGTCGCGCTGTACCGCGACGGCTCCAAACTCAGCCAGCCGCTGTCCGCTTCCGTTGACACGACCAAGAGCGTGGAAGCGGCGACGGACGTCGTGTCGGTCGCGGAAAAAATCACCGAACGGGTGCTCGTCCGTTACCTGGCCAAACGACGTCCCTTGCCGGCAAGGCGCAACGGCTATACGCAAAAGGCCGTCATCGGCGGACACAAGCTGTACCTCCGTACCGGCGAATACGAAGACGGGACGGTCGGGGAAATTTTCCTCGATATGCACAAGGAGGGCGCCGCTTTCCGCAGCCTGATGAATTGTTTCGCCATCGCGATTTCGCTGGGCCTGCAGCACGGTGTTCCGCTGGAGGAGTTCGTGGAAGCCTTCGTCTTCACCCGGTTCGAACCGAATGGGCCGGTCAAATTGAATGACCGGATCAAGATGTCGACATCCATCATCGACTACATTTTCCGCGAGTTGGCCGTGACCTACCTGGACCGATACGATCTGGCGCAGGTCAAGGAGGAAGATCTCCGCATGGACTCGGTGAAGAAAGACGAGCAGGACCCGGAATGCTCGAACGAGGAAGCTGATCCGGAAACGCTGGCGTTGTCTTCGATCGTCACCGACCGGGTTCCGGCGCGGCACGGCATTACAGCGCGCCACGGAGGCAACGGAAACGGCAACGTGTCCCACAAGGTTGAACTCAAGCGAGAGACATTGACCTTGACCGCAATACAGATTGCCCGTCAACAGGGCTATGAGGGTGACCCCTGTCAGGAGTGCAAGCAATTCAAGATGGTGCGAAACGGAACCTGTCTCAAGTGCGATCACTGCGGTGCGACGAGCGGATGTTCGTAG
- a CDS encoding DUF4359 domain-containing protein, giving the protein MKLWLLLLLVTALTASVALVLTNPSLDDYVTFVEAELGKALDRHESSAPQRERDMVRTIFRLHSRELVESVVRPHTIQRNWGLFSLFETTALEVHIEVLAIGGRFIPLKGVDDAVIRLGRLAF; this is encoded by the coding sequence ATGAAGCTCTGGCTATTGTTGCTGCTCGTGACGGCCCTGACGGCAAGCGTCGCTTTGGTCTTGACCAACCCTTCGTTGGATGACTATGTGACATTCGTCGAAGCGGAACTGGGGAAAGCCCTGGACCGACATGAATCGTCCGCTCCGCAGAGGGAACGCGACATGGTCCGCACCATTTTTCGCTTGCACAGCCGCGAGTTGGTGGAGAGCGTCGTACGCCCGCATACCATCCAACGCAACTGGGGGCTCTTCAGTCTGTTCGAGACGACCGCGCTCGAAGTTCATATCGAAGTCCTTGCAATCGGGGGCCGCTTCATCCCGCTCAAAGGCGTCGACGATGCCGTCATCCGTTTGGGCCGCCTGGCGTTCTAG
- a CDS encoding MFS transporter has translation MSAFSVAQVLANRRIAFMLPLGFASGLPLALTGGTLQAWLTVVGLDLKTIGIFTLVGLPYTVKFLWAPLLDRITPPLLGRRRGWMLLTQIGVTLGLVAMAMTGTGERPEWLAVAAVLVAFLSASLDIVFDAYRTDLLLPAERGFGAAVWVNGYRFALLVASSGALVLADHIGWESTYLVLAGIMATGIVAVLAAPEPTFTGTPPLSLIEAVGDPLGELFSRPNIVKLLLLILLYKIGDAVAASLQTAFFIGGLGFSTSDVGYVKGTGLFATLGGALAGGIAMARMGLVPSLVLFGLFQALSNLCFTGLAWAGKSYAALTASVLIENVTGGMGTAAFVALIMSLCDHRYTATQFALLSSIEAVGRVLSGRPSADLVGAVGWPQFFFISFLLALPGVWLAWTLRSKLQEQSESGSVGECAVL, from the coding sequence ATGAGCGCCTTTTCAGTCGCACAAGTTCTCGCGAATCGACGAATCGCCTTCATGCTTCCCCTGGGCTTCGCCTCCGGGCTTCCTTTGGCGCTCACCGGCGGCACCCTCCAGGCCTGGCTGACCGTGGTCGGACTGGATCTGAAGACCATCGGGATCTTCACCCTCGTCGGGCTTCCATACACGGTGAAATTCCTCTGGGCTCCGCTTCTCGACCGCATCACGCCGCCGTTGCTCGGGCGGCGCCGCGGATGGATGCTGCTGACTCAGATCGGGGTGACCCTCGGGCTGGTTGCCATGGCAATGACCGGAACGGGCGAGCGTCCAGAATGGCTCGCTGTGGCAGCGGTTCTGGTCGCCTTTCTTTCTGCGTCGCTCGACATCGTATTCGACGCGTATCGCACGGACCTGTTGCTGCCGGCCGAGCGCGGCTTTGGAGCCGCGGTGTGGGTGAACGGCTATCGATTCGCTTTATTGGTCGCGAGTTCCGGCGCATTGGTGCTGGCCGACCATATCGGCTGGGAATCCACGTACCTGGTCCTTGCCGGGATCATGGCGACTGGAATCGTCGCCGTGCTGGCGGCTCCGGAACCGACGTTCACCGGAACGCCGCCCTTGAGTCTCATCGAGGCCGTGGGTGACCCGTTAGGGGAGTTGTTCTCCCGTCCCAATATCGTCAAGCTGCTGCTGTTGATCCTGCTGTACAAGATCGGCGACGCTGTCGCCGCATCGCTACAGACGGCATTCTTCATTGGAGGACTGGGCTTTTCGACCAGCGACGTGGGTTACGTCAAAGGGACCGGCTTATTCGCGACGTTGGGCGGTGCCTTGGCAGGTGGAATAGCTATGGCGAGAATGGGTTTGGTTCCCTCGCTCGTGCTGTTTGGGCTTTTTCAGGCGCTTTCGAATCTCTGTTTTACGGGGCTCGCCTGGGCGGGAAAAAGTTACGCGGCGTTGACGGCCTCCGTACTGATCGAAAACGTGACTGGGGGAATGGGAACCGCAGCATTCGTCGCGCTGATCATGTCGCTCTGCGACCACCGGTACACCGCCACGCAATTCGCGCTGCTCTCGTCCATCGAGGCCGTGGGGCGCGTCCTTTCCGGACGTCCATCGGCCGATTTGGTGGGCGCCGTCGGGTGGCCGCAGTTTTTCTTCATTTCCTTTCTCCTGGCATTGCCGGGGGTTTGGCTTGCCTGGACGCTGCGGTCCAAGCTCCAGGAGCAGTCTGAGTCGGGATCCGTCGGGGAATGCGCCGTATTATAG
- the mtaB gene encoding tRNA (N(6)-L-threonylcarbamoyladenosine(37)-C(2))-methylthiotransferase MtaB: MRRASLHTLGCRLNQAETSVLESRLRKEGYELVAFGQPTDLLVVNTCSVTKEAERTCRYVVRKTLKHSPGAFVAVTGCYAQTGGQELRSMTGVDLIVGNQFKWELPSMLPAPEHLRKSPKPEVVHSKTIDRDDFVLPEYGTPDSTRASVKIQDGCNVMCSFCLIPFARGHERSRVLEDTLQEAAMLAAAGYREVVLTGVNIGRYRQDGRGLLALIDALERIDGLERIRISSIEPTTIDEGLIERMAASSKLCPYLHVPLQSGDDSILSAMNRPYRVRDFVKLIERVIRTVPSLGLGTDVMVGFPGESKEAFLNTVRLTETLPFSYLHVFPFSPRPGTAAVRLNGCVSGGMVRERAMRLAAVDRAKRMLFAERHIGSTVPVLFEAGETCGFAVGTAPNFLRVAVTASDSLTNTIRSVRISAASERWAVGRVASLRPASKTLPTISSVSIS; this comes from the coding sequence ATGAGACGCGCGTCTTTGCATACGCTGGGTTGTCGGCTGAATCAGGCGGAGACATCCGTGCTCGAATCCCGATTGCGCAAAGAAGGCTACGAACTTGTGGCCTTCGGTCAGCCGACCGATTTGCTGGTGGTGAACACCTGCTCGGTAACGAAAGAGGCGGAGCGTACCTGTCGGTATGTGGTGAGGAAGACATTGAAACATTCTCCTGGTGCGTTCGTCGCCGTGACCGGCTGCTATGCCCAGACCGGCGGACAGGAGCTGCGGTCGATGACTGGCGTCGATTTGATCGTCGGCAATCAGTTCAAATGGGAGCTGCCGTCGATGCTGCCCGCGCCTGAGCATCTGCGAAAGTCTCCCAAGCCCGAAGTCGTTCACAGTAAAACGATCGACCGAGATGACTTCGTGCTACCCGAATATGGAACGCCCGATTCGACGAGGGCGTCCGTGAAGATTCAGGACGGATGCAACGTGATGTGCAGTTTCTGTCTCATTCCTTTCGCCCGCGGCCATGAGCGAAGTCGCGTGTTGGAAGACACGCTTCAGGAAGCGGCCATGCTGGCGGCGGCAGGATATCGGGAGGTCGTGCTGACCGGGGTGAACATCGGCCGGTACAGGCAAGACGGCCGCGGTTTGCTGGCGCTCATCGACGCTCTTGAACGGATCGACGGCCTGGAACGGATCAGAATTTCTTCGATCGAGCCCACGACCATTGACGAGGGGCTGATCGAGCGGATGGCTGCATCTTCGAAACTCTGTCCGTATCTGCATGTGCCCCTGCAGAGCGGCGACGATTCGATCCTATCGGCCATGAACCGGCCGTACCGTGTCCGGGATTTTGTGAAACTGATCGAACGGGTTATTCGAACGGTGCCGTCGCTTGGATTGGGCACCGACGTGATGGTGGGATTCCCGGGAGAATCAAAGGAGGCGTTTCTCAATACGGTCCGTTTGACAGAAACTCTCCCCTTCTCCTATCTCCATGTGTTCCCGTTCTCGCCGAGACCGGGCACGGCCGCCGTGCGACTGAACGGATGCGTTTCCGGGGGAATGGTCCGGGAACGGGCGATGAGACTGGCGGCAGTGGATCGCGCCAAGCGGATGCTGTTTGCAGAGCGCCATATCGGGTCGACCGTTCCGGTCCTGTTCGAGGCCGGAGAGACCTGCGGCTTTGCAGTGGGGACGGCGCCGAATTTTCTGCGAGTCGCCGTGACTGCTTCCGACTCGCTCACCAACACAATCCGGTCCGTCCGCATTTCGGCCGCGTCCGAGCGATGGGCCGTGGGGCGGGTGGCTTCGCTCCGGCCTGCGTCGAAGACTCTGCCCACCATTTCCTCGGTGTCGATCTCATGA
- the miaB gene encoding tRNA (N6-isopentenyl adenosine(37)-C2)-methylthiotransferase MiaB, giving the protein MNQQRPPQVHLETFGCQMNEYDSELVRSLLARDGFVFTDDRERADVILMNTCAIRENAHNKVYTHLSDLRALKRQRPLVVGVLGCMAQNLKEELTEKEPLVDVLAGPDSYRHLSGLIAKAMELQEQGELRRQMAVDLSEYETYDDVAPDRRDGVNAWIAVMRGCDNFCSFCVVPYTRGRERSREPDGIVAEARMAAAGGFKQITLLGQNVNSYRYGDWDFARLLVAVADVPGIERVRFTSPHPKDFPTALLEAVVSHPKICKHVHLPVQSGNDRILRLMNRTYSRGAYLSLVDQIRSSCPDIVLTTDVIAGFCSESDEEFSDTYRLLEEVRYHSAFIFKYSERRNTIAARKWSDEVSESVKSERVTALVDLQRRISQERNRVYLGTTLSVLVEGDAKRSPSQGMGKTDGNITVVWSKESVHAGPGQMIQLSVYDCSASTLYGATPA; this is encoded by the coding sequence ATGAATCAGCAACGGCCTCCCCAGGTGCATCTCGAGACCTTCGGATGTCAGATGAATGAGTATGACTCCGAACTCGTACGCTCGCTGCTCGCGCGCGACGGTTTCGTTTTCACCGATGACCGCGAGCGGGCCGATGTGATTCTGATGAATACCTGCGCGATCCGAGAGAATGCCCACAACAAGGTCTACACTCACCTATCGGATCTTCGGGCGCTTAAACGGCAGCGTCCTTTGGTCGTCGGTGTGCTTGGCTGCATGGCTCAGAATCTGAAGGAGGAGTTGACCGAGAAGGAACCTTTGGTGGATGTGTTGGCCGGGCCGGATTCATATCGCCACCTGTCGGGGCTCATCGCGAAGGCCATGGAATTGCAGGAACAGGGGGAACTCCGGCGACAAATGGCGGTCGATCTCTCGGAGTACGAAACCTACGACGATGTGGCTCCGGATCGTCGCGACGGGGTGAACGCCTGGATCGCAGTCATGCGAGGCTGCGACAACTTTTGCAGTTTCTGCGTGGTGCCCTATACGAGGGGAAGAGAGCGATCCCGGGAGCCGGATGGGATCGTGGCCGAGGCCCGGATGGCGGCCGCGGGAGGGTTCAAGCAGATCACATTGCTGGGGCAGAACGTCAATTCCTACCGATACGGCGACTGGGATTTTGCCAGGTTGCTGGTGGCGGTGGCGGATGTGCCGGGCATCGAACGAGTGCGATTCACCTCTCCCCATCCGAAGGATTTTCCCACGGCCCTGCTGGAGGCGGTGGTGTCGCATCCCAAAATCTGCAAGCATGTTCATTTGCCGGTGCAGTCGGGAAACGACAGAATTCTGCGCTTGATGAACCGGACCTACAGCCGGGGCGCCTATCTGAGCTTGGTGGATCAAATCCGTTCGTCATGCCCGGACATCGTGCTCACCACCGACGTGATCGCGGGCTTCTGCTCGGAATCGGACGAGGAATTTTCAGACACATATCGACTTCTCGAAGAGGTCAGATATCACTCGGCGTTCATCTTCAAGTATTCCGAACGCAGGAATACGATCGCGGCCAGAAAATGGTCAGATGAGGTCTCTGAATCGGTCAAGTCGGAACGGGTGACTGCGTTGGTCGATCTCCAACGCAGAATTTCCCAAGAGCGCAACAGGGTCTATCTCGGCACGACCCTGTCCGTCTTGGTCGAAGGCGACGCCAAACGCTCCCCGTCTCAGGGCATGGGCAAGACCGACGGAAACATCACCGTGGTCTGGTCCAAGGAGTCCGTTCACGCCGGTCCCGGCCAGATGATTCAGCTCTCGGTTTATGATTGCTCCGCATCGACTCTCTATGGTGCCACCCCAGCCTGA
- a CDS encoding 3'-5' exonuclease, translating to MKVVLDIETIQAPREEWERLLGRQPCQADLAPESGDLDLFSAGAAAERRRVEEEQYAKSAFDGTFSAIVCIGLLEFSDQLEPRGAVAWYGGNERELLRQFWSRVAQARPSSFITHNGLGFDLPFIKKRSIIHQVKPSLDINLAKFRTDPVYDTMAVWSNWDQRGWVKLDVLARALNVETKSGSGDQVAQMWEKGQGRELALYCLQDTFVTYACYCRMNFRQPLSREVVLLQPELIDVR from the coding sequence GTGAAAGTGGTCCTGGACATCGAAACGATACAGGCGCCCAGAGAGGAATGGGAACGCCTGCTCGGCAGACAGCCGTGTCAGGCGGATCTGGCTCCGGAATCCGGCGACCTGGACCTCTTTTCTGCCGGAGCGGCTGCGGAGCGCCGGCGCGTCGAGGAAGAACAGTACGCCAAATCCGCCTTCGACGGAACCTTCAGTGCGATCGTCTGCATCGGACTGCTGGAGTTTTCGGATCAGTTGGAGCCCCGGGGAGCCGTGGCTTGGTACGGGGGCAACGAACGGGAATTGCTTCGCCAATTCTGGTCTCGCGTGGCGCAGGCCCGGCCGTCCTCGTTCATCACTCATAACGGCTTGGGATTCGATCTTCCATTCATCAAGAAGCGATCGATCATCCACCAGGTGAAGCCGAGCCTGGACATCAATCTGGCTAAATTTCGGACCGATCCGGTCTACGATACGATGGCGGTCTGGAGCAATTGGGACCAGAGGGGGTGGGTCAAGCTTGATGTGCTGGCCAGAGCTTTGAACGTCGAAACCAAGTCAGGGAGCGGAGACCAAGTCGCGCAAATGTGGGAGAAGGGACAGGGGCGAGAACTGGCTCTCTACTGCCTGCAGGACACCTTTGTGACCTATGCCTGTTACTGTCGGATGAATTTCCGCCAGCCGCTGTCTCGTGAAGTCGTGCTCCTTCAACCGGAGCTCATCGACGTCAGATGA